In a single window of the Rhineura floridana isolate rRhiFlo1 chromosome 3, rRhiFlo1.hap2, whole genome shotgun sequence genome:
- the LOC133381016 gene encoding E3 ubiquitin-protein ligase TRIM7-like, which produces MEDEEGYMRIQAGSRETYTQPAPPKAQESSSKCWKITLGGLLAGSIALNVGLTAFLLVFQRRVQDGSSPLPLANSCDWVPGSSTASVTLDPKTAHRRLVLSRDRKSVSWGQEEQNIPNNTERFDKRVWVLGQDGFTTGKHCWEVEVKGKGEWAVGVAKESVKRKGLPDFSTTEGIWGIGEYWGAGNYLAFTSPQHTRLQLDKRPQRIRVFLDYIAQQVDFFNPETKVSLYTFNSAAFSGERVYPWFRVWNGTELVLHP; this is translated from the exons ATGGAGGATGAAGAGGGATACATGAGAATACAAGCAGGATCGAGAGAGACCTACACACAACCTGCTCCCCCAAAGGCACAAG AATCTTCTTCAAAATGCTGGAAAATCACGCTGGGGGGCTTACTGGCAGGAAGCATCGCTCTGAACGTGGGCCTAACCGCTTTTCTGCTAG TTTTCCAGAGACGTGTGCAAGATGGTTCCTCCCCATTGCCTTTGGCCAATTCATGCGACTGGGTCCCAGGAAGTTCAACAG CCAGTGTGACTCTGGATCCAAAGACTGCTCATCGGCGGCTTGTCCTGTCCAGAGATCGGAAAAGCGTGAGCTGGGGACAGGAGGAGCAGAACATTCCAAACAACACCGAGAGATTTGATAAGCGGGTTTGGGTGCTGGGCCAGGACGGATTCACCACCGGGAAACACTGCTGGGAAGTTGAAGTGAAGGGCAAGGGGGAATGGGCTGTGGGGGTTGCCAAGGAGTCTGTGAAGAGAAAAGGGTTACCGGACTTTAGCACCACCGAAGGCATCTGGGGGATAGGAGAATATTGGGGGGCTGGAAACTACCTGGCTTTCACCTCCCCACAACACACACGGCTTCAACTTGACAAAAGGCCACAGAGGATCCGCGTGTTTCTGGACTACATCGCACAGCAGGTGGATTTTTTCAACCCTGAAACCAAGGTTTCACTCTACACTTTCAATTCAGCTGCTTTTTCTGGGGAAAGGGTCTACCCTTGGTTCCGTGTGTGGAACGGGACTGAACTTGTACTACATCCCTGA